A genomic segment from Leptolyngbya boryana PCC 6306 encodes:
- the ftsE gene encoding cell division ATP-binding protein FtsE, translating to MAPVLNSPQSPTREIDASQSTEALIQLRQVSKTYANGSPALTGISLSVNKGDFLFITGPSGSGKSTLLKLLYGAERPSDGEVLIDRENPARLKGNKLAFLRRRIGVVFQDYKLIPRRTVAENISFVLWAQGYSRGEIQRRLQPALKMVGLVHKADCFPEELSGGEQQRVSIARAIVGTPPILLADEPTGNLDPDNSWQVIKILKKLNQIGITVLVTTHDENLIRMANHPVVQIRGGRLYRER from the coding sequence ATGGCTCCTGTCCTGAATTCGCCTCAATCCCCTACCCGTGAAATCGATGCTTCTCAATCGACCGAAGCGCTGATTCAATTGCGTCAAGTGAGTAAAACTTACGCGAATGGCAGTCCAGCGCTGACTGGAATCTCTTTGTCTGTCAACAAAGGTGATTTTTTATTTATTACAGGACCGTCTGGCTCTGGGAAATCGACGCTTCTTAAGTTGCTCTACGGGGCTGAGCGTCCTTCAGACGGGGAAGTTTTAATCGATCGCGAGAATCCTGCCCGCTTAAAAGGCAACAAACTTGCGTTCTTGCGGCGACGCATTGGCGTTGTGTTTCAGGATTACAAATTGATTCCGCGCCGAACCGTGGCAGAGAATATTTCGTTCGTGCTGTGGGCGCAAGGCTATTCACGAGGTGAAATTCAACGCCGTTTACAGCCCGCTTTGAAGATGGTGGGACTCGTTCACAAAGCCGATTGTTTTCCTGAAGAACTGTCCGGTGGAGAGCAGCAACGGGTAAGCATTGCCCGTGCGATCGTGGGTACACCTCCGATTCTCTTAGCCGATGAGCCAACTGGAAATCTTGACCCGGATAATTCGTGGCAGGTGATTAAAATTTTGAAGAAGCTAAATCAGATTGGCATTACTGTGCTGGTGACGACTCACGATGAAAATCTGATTCGGATGGCAAACCATCCAGTCGTGCAAATCCGTGGTGGCAGATTATATCGAGAGCGTTAA
- a CDS encoding FAD-dependent oxidoreductase, giving the protein MSLTEQILAKTPGNPLEGLRRVDALWKALREDAIAVPNVVQTSADGYSPTERTLEIEYDVLIAGGTLGILLGAALVLKGWRVALIERGTLKGREQEWNISRKELAAFLELGLLSETELETAIATQFNPVRVSFAEGSNIFVQDVLNIGVDPVYLLETLKQVFLRHGGTLLENTPFESVEICANGVCVNRSLNARLMLDAMGHFSPIVQQARQGQKPDGVCLVVGTCAKGFEQNESGDLIASFTPIQKQCQYFWEAFPARDGRTTYLFTYLDANRDRFSLEDLFEDYLNLLPDYQNIQLEQLEFVRAPFGFFPCYQNSPLHLKWDRILPVGDSSGSQSPLSFGGFGAMVRHLVRLTNGIDEALRYEMLNHSALSLLQPYQPNLSVTWLFQRSMSVGVNQNIDPDQINQLLNTVFGEMQRSGEPVLKPFLQDVVQFVPLSQTLLKTGILHPGLVLKIIPHVGIFALLDWMLHYFNLATYTVLYSISQSFHPWIAKLPPAQHYTWHRRVEAWQFGSGKDYVTD; this is encoded by the coding sequence ATGTCGCTTACTGAACAAATTCTTGCGAAAACTCCAGGCAATCCATTAGAAGGATTACGTCGGGTCGATGCACTATGGAAGGCTTTGCGTGAAGATGCGATCGCAGTTCCGAACGTGGTACAGACGAGTGCCGACGGGTATAGCCCGACTGAGCGCACTTTAGAAATTGAATACGATGTGCTCATCGCGGGCGGAACGCTTGGAATTTTATTAGGTGCAGCGCTCGTTTTGAAAGGCTGGCGAGTTGCCCTGATCGAACGCGGAACTTTGAAAGGACGCGAGCAAGAATGGAATATTTCGCGCAAAGAATTAGCAGCATTTCTGGAATTAGGATTGTTAAGCGAGACCGAGCTAGAAACCGCGATCGCAACTCAATTTAATCCGGTTCGAGTCAGCTTTGCAGAAGGCTCGAATATCTTTGTGCAGGATGTGCTGAATATCGGCGTTGATCCGGTCTACTTGCTAGAAACGTTGAAGCAAGTTTTTCTGCGGCATGGCGGAACTTTGTTGGAGAACACGCCTTTTGAGAGCGTAGAAATTTGTGCGAATGGGGTTTGTGTTAATCGATCGCTCAATGCCCGACTGATGCTAGATGCAATGGGGCATTTTTCCCCGATCGTTCAGCAAGCGAGACAGGGACAAAAACCAGATGGAGTTTGCTTAGTTGTTGGGACTTGTGCAAAAGGATTTGAGCAGAATGAATCAGGCGATCTGATTGCGTCTTTTACGCCGATTCAGAAGCAATGTCAGTACTTTTGGGAAGCTTTTCCCGCACGAGATGGCAGAACAACGTATCTATTCACTTATCTAGATGCAAATCGCGATCGCTTTTCTTTAGAAGATTTATTCGAGGACTATCTGAATCTGCTGCCTGACTATCAAAACATTCAGCTTGAACAATTAGAATTTGTGCGCGCGCCATTTGGATTTTTTCCTTGCTATCAGAACAGTCCCTTGCACTTGAAATGGGATCGAATTTTGCCTGTTGGAGATAGTAGTGGAAGTCAGTCTCCTCTGAGTTTTGGCGGATTTGGGGCAATGGTGCGGCATCTAGTGCGCTTAACCAATGGTATCGATGAAGCGCTACGATATGAAATGCTAAATCATTCGGCTCTGTCTTTGCTGCAACCGTATCAGCCTAATTTGTCGGTCACTTGGTTATTTCAACGATCGATGAGTGTCGGAGTGAATCAGAACATTGATCCAGATCAGATCAATCAATTGTTGAACACTGTCTTTGGAGAAATGCAGCGATCGGGAGAGCCAGTTTTGAAGCCCTTTTTACAAGATGTGGTTCAGTTTGTCCCACTTTCTCAAACCTTACTGAAGACCGGAATTCTCCATCCTGGCTTAGTGTTAAAAATCATTCCCCATGTTGGAATTTTCGCTTTGCTAGATTGGATGTTGCACTATTTCAATTTGGCAACTTATACCGTTCTCTATTCGATTTCCCAATCTTTTCACCCCTGGATTGCCAAACTCCCGCCAGCGCAGCACTATACCTGGCATCGACGAGTTGAAGCGTGGCAATTTGGCTCAGGAAAAGATTACGTAACTGATTAA
- a CDS encoding SirB1 family protein has product MEFSLARQRFYQEVRQDDEKINLEKAALYIAQEEYPNLEIEKYLTEIDRMAAEVHARLPEEPYPLKIIQTINRYLYEDLGFSGNSEDYYDPCNSFLNDVIDRRTGIPISLALLYLAIAERIEFPMVGIGMPGHFLIRPAVNEEMEIFVDAFHNGEILFPQDCQERLNQLAGQPVEMRPQFLEAVSPRQFLARMLTNLKGIYLNQGKIEKCLAMIERILILFPDAAYELRDRGIIYFQTHRWIEARQDLEGYLDQVPAANDRDLIQQLLDQIESD; this is encoded by the coding sequence ATGGAATTCTCGTTAGCTCGGCAGCGGTTTTATCAAGAGGTACGTCAAGATGACGAGAAAATTAACCTTGAGAAAGCAGCTTTATACATCGCTCAAGAGGAATATCCAAATTTAGAAATTGAGAAGTATTTAACTGAGATCGATCGCATGGCTGCGGAAGTTCATGCCCGCCTGCCAGAAGAACCCTATCCGCTCAAAATCATTCAGACGATTAATCGATATTTATATGAGGATTTAGGATTTTCAGGTAATTCTGAAGACTACTACGATCCCTGTAATAGCTTCTTAAACGATGTCATTGATCGTCGAACCGGAATCCCGATTTCGCTGGCATTGTTGTATTTAGCGATCGCGGAGCGGATCGAATTTCCGATGGTCGGGATCGGGATGCCAGGGCATTTTCTGATTCGTCCGGCTGTGAATGAGGAGATGGAGATCTTTGTCGATGCGTTCCACAACGGAGAAATTCTATTCCCTCAAGATTGCCAGGAACGATTAAATCAATTGGCAGGACAGCCGGTTGAAATGCGTCCTCAATTTCTAGAAGCAGTCTCCCCTAGGCAATTTCTCGCGCGAATGTTGACGAATTTGAAAGGCATTTATCTCAATCAGGGCAAGATTGAGAAATGTCTGGCGATGATTGAGCGGATTCTAATTCTGTTTCCAGATGCGGCGTATGAATTGCGCGATCGCGGCATCATTTATTTTCAAACGCATCGCTGGATTGAGGCGCGGCAGGATTTAGAGGGTTATCTCGATCAAGTGCCAGCGGCGAACGATCGCGATTTGATTCAGCAATTGCTTGATCAAATTGAGAGCGATTGA
- the lgt gene encoding prolipoprotein diacylglyceryl transferase: MLPLLAEFTSPGIGFQIGPLSIRWYGVLIASAVLIGVNLSQYLASRRQVNPELLSDLAIWLVLAAIPSARLYYVIFQWRDYVGNPASMIAIWQGGIAIHGAILGGAIAALIFARVKKISFWQLADLVAPSLILGQAIGRWGNFFNSEAFGSPTDLPWKLFIPLDRRPPGLENVAYYHPTFLYESLWNLGVFALLMFLFFKGSRLKVGTLFLTYMVAYSSGRFWIEGLRTDSLMLGFLRMAQVVSLTGIAIGAIGLFWLYGMKRSLPDVVDDPNPDSQPTR, translated from the coding sequence ATGTTGCCTTTACTCGCTGAATTTACTTCGCCAGGAATTGGATTTCAAATTGGGCCGCTTTCGATTCGCTGGTACGGAGTGCTCATCGCATCGGCAGTGCTGATTGGGGTGAATTTGTCTCAATACTTGGCATCGCGACGGCAGGTGAATCCAGAATTACTGAGTGATTTAGCGATTTGGCTAGTGCTTGCTGCGATTCCGAGTGCTCGCTTGTATTACGTGATTTTTCAGTGGCGCGATTATGTCGGGAATCCGGCTTCGATGATTGCGATTTGGCAAGGCGGGATTGCGATTCATGGCGCGATCTTGGGTGGCGCAATCGCGGCTTTGATTTTCGCGCGCGTGAAAAAGATTTCGTTTTGGCAATTGGCAGATTTGGTTGCACCGTCACTGATTTTGGGACAAGCGATCGGGCGTTGGGGAAATTTCTTTAATTCGGAAGCCTTTGGTAGTCCGACGGATTTACCTTGGAAGCTATTCATCCCGCTCGATCGCCGTCCGCCGGGATTAGAGAATGTTGCGTACTATCATCCGACCTTTTTGTATGAGTCCCTTTGGAATTTAGGCGTTTTTGCGTTGCTGATGTTCCTGTTTTTCAAAGGGTCTCGGTTAAAGGTTGGAACGCTTTTTTTAACGTATATGGTTGCGTATAGTTCGGGGCGGTTTTGGATTGAGGGACTGCGAACTGATAGCTTGATGTTGGGCTTTTTGAGAATGGCTCAAGTGGTCAGTTTGACAGGAATTGCGATCGGGGCGATTGGATTGTTCTGGCTGTATGGGATGAAGCGATCGCTCCCCGATGTGGTGGATGATCCAAATCCGGATTCGCAACCGACTCGATAA
- a CDS encoding thiamine phosphate synthase — translation MQSALYRILDANLDRAREGLRVIEEWCRFGLNDVALTERCKYWRQELAHWHQAELRAARNTPDDPGTDLTHPNEATRGSIEQVLQVNFCRVEEALRVLEEYGKVYRADMASAVKQMRYQVYTLESHLMTVHRRQVLDSAALYLVTSPSENLFSTVEAALKGGLGLVQYRDKEADDATRFQNAQKLRELCRDYGALFIVNDRVDLALAVDADGVHLGQDDMPFAWARQMLGQHKLIGRSTHSPEQLKAAIAEGADYVGVGPVYETPTKAGRPAAGLEYVKYAAEHCSIPWYAIGGIDTQNIHEVLGAGAQRVSVVRAIMQAEQPTFVTQFFIAQLEQKRRFQPQSTPDPWEA, via the coding sequence ATGCAGTCAGCCCTCTATCGAATTTTAGATGCGAACCTCGATCGCGCCCGTGAAGGTCTCCGGGTGATCGAAGAATGGTGTCGCTTTGGCTTAAACGATGTTGCATTGACAGAACGGTGCAAATACTGGCGACAAGAACTCGCGCATTGGCATCAAGCAGAATTACGGGCTGCCCGCAATACCCCGGATGATCCGGGTACGGATCTGACTCATCCGAACGAGGCAACCCGAGGCAGCATTGAACAAGTGTTGCAGGTGAATTTTTGCCGCGTAGAAGAAGCGCTGAGAGTCTTAGAAGAATACGGCAAAGTTTATCGTGCTGATATGGCAAGCGCAGTGAAGCAAATGCGCTATCAGGTTTACACCTTAGAAAGTCATTTAATGACGGTTCATCGTCGTCAAGTGCTGGATTCTGCTGCGCTTTATCTCGTCACCTCTCCCTCTGAAAATTTGTTCTCAACGGTTGAAGCTGCATTGAAGGGCGGATTGGGACTGGTGCAGTATCGAGACAAAGAGGCAGATGATGCGACTCGGTTTCAGAATGCTCAGAAGCTGCGTGAGCTTTGCCGAGACTATGGAGCATTGTTTATTGTCAACGATCGTGTAGATTTGGCTCTAGCTGTCGATGCCGATGGCGTGCATCTAGGTCAAGACGATATGCCGTTTGCCTGGGCGCGACAAATGTTGGGTCAGCATAAGCTGATTGGGCGATCGACGCATAGCCCGGAACAACTGAAAGCCGCGATCGCAGAAGGAGCCGATTATGTTGGAGTCGGGCCAGTGTATGAAACGCCAACCAAAGCAGGCAGACCTGCCGCTGGACTCGAGTATGTGAAATATGCGGCGGAACATTGTTCGATTCCTTGGTATGCGATCGGGGGAATTGACACGCAAAATATTCATGAGGTGCTCGGCGCAGGAGCGCAGCGAGTCTCGGTTGTGAGAGCAATTATGCAAGCTGAACAGCCGACCTTTGTAACGCAATTTTTTATCGCGCAATTAGAACAAAAGCGGCGATTTCAACCTCAATCTACTCCTGATCCTTGGGAAGCGTGA
- a CDS encoding DUF1565 domain-containing protein codes for MNRCSVYSSVFAVLSVSALFAITEKPAIANPLPDSIAQITPSVIYVNPAIGNDNGSGQANSPLKTITVALDRAAPNTVILLAPGTYSIATGEVFPIQLKPTITLQGDPRNRGQNVLIRGGDFFLSRTFARQNVTILGADRSMLAGVTVTNPNPQGYGLWTESTSPVIFANTFTGNTHDGASIVGNSAPVLKNNYFYQNGANGVTVYGTSRPEIQDNIFERTGFGVNIAQNSAPKLLGNRITQNKDGVVVQGSAQPILRNNVIDNNARDGMVSIAQSRPNLGNSADPGNNTFLNNQQFDINTQRTTQTVPAFGNQVSAKTIGRLDFSGIAAPEMTTNVASSTGFGQPRPLPPLAIRSRPLPQARNNGAIEIPVPAATSRSAPLPIARSNRPLPTLRINAAIRPTEIRPTEIRPTEGIPIRIPQVQPQIAQPKPQLVQQPRRVASASGILPVPRATPPIGNTAGTSVRIWRGGSGAVSQASSLGFRFRVIVQASTASEQTQVRSVVADAFALRGRRVMQAGAFRDRAEADELLQILLNQGLQASIEQI; via the coding sequence GTGAATCGATGCTCTGTGTATTCCTCCGTATTCGCTGTATTAAGTGTATCTGCCTTATTCGCCATTACAGAAAAGCCTGCGATCGCGAACCCACTGCCCGACTCGATTGCTCAAATCACTCCATCGGTGATTTACGTCAATCCAGCGATCGGCAACGACAATGGCTCTGGTCAAGCGAATTCTCCGCTCAAAACGATTACAGTAGCCCTCGACCGAGCAGCACCGAATACTGTCATTCTTCTAGCTCCTGGAACGTACAGTATCGCGACTGGCGAAGTGTTTCCGATTCAGCTTAAGCCGACGATCACCTTACAAGGCGATCCCCGCAATCGGGGGCAGAACGTGCTGATTCGGGGAGGCGACTTTTTTCTCAGTCGAACCTTCGCTCGGCAAAATGTCACGATTCTAGGCGCAGATCGCTCAATGCTCGCTGGAGTCACCGTGACGAATCCTAACCCCCAAGGCTATGGACTCTGGACAGAATCGACCAGTCCAGTGATTTTCGCGAATACGTTTACGGGCAATACCCATGACGGAGCCTCGATCGTGGGCAATAGCGCCCCCGTGCTGAAAAACAATTATTTCTACCAAAACGGCGCGAACGGTGTCACCGTCTACGGAACGTCTCGCCCAGAGATTCAAGACAATATTTTTGAGCGCACCGGATTCGGAGTGAATATTGCTCAGAATTCTGCTCCCAAGCTACTCGGAAATCGGATTACACAGAACAAAGATGGGGTCGTGGTGCAGGGCAGTGCTCAGCCCATTCTTCGCAACAATGTGATCGATAACAACGCGCGAGACGGGATGGTGTCGATCGCGCAATCCCGTCCTAATTTAGGGAATTCTGCTGATCCCGGCAACAACACGTTCTTAAACAATCAGCAATTTGATATTAATACTCAGCGCACCACTCAAACTGTGCCCGCCTTTGGTAATCAAGTCTCAGCCAAAACGATCGGGCGGCTCGATTTCTCTGGCATTGCGGCTCCTGAAATGACGACGAATGTAGCTTCCTCGACCGGATTTGGGCAGCCTCGACCTTTGCCTCCGCTCGCCATTCGCAGTCGCCCTCTGCCTCAAGCCCGGAATAATGGTGCGATCGAGATTCCGGTTCCAGCCGCAACTTCGAGAAGTGCTCCTTTACCGATCGCCCGCTCAAATCGCCCACTTCCCACCCTGCGAATCAACGCTGCGATTCGTCCAACTGAAATTCGCCCAACTGAAATTCGTCCAACTGAAGGAATTCCAATCCGCATTCCCCAAGTTCAACCCCAAATCGCACAACCTAAACCGCAACTTGTTCAACAACCCCGTCGTGTCGCTTCTGCTTCCGGTATTCTGCCTGTTCCACGAGCGACCCCACCAATTGGCAATACAGCCGGAACCTCAGTCCGAATTTGGCGCGGCGGATCGGGTGCAGTGAGTCAAGCTTCCAGTCTTGGATTCCGATTTCGGGTCATTGTCCAAGCGAGTACAGCGTCTGAGCAGACTCAAGTGCGATCGGTGGTTGCCGATGCGTTTGCCTTAAGAGGACGGAGAGTGATGCAAGCCGGTGCATTTCGCGATCGAGCAGAAGCAGATGAATTGCTGCAAATCCTCCTAAATCAGGGATTACAAGCGTCGATCGAACAAATCTGA
- the thiS gene encoding sulfur carrier protein ThiS produces MITLQVNGETKTCAAALNMPEFLESLGMNPRLVAVEYNGEILHRQLWETTEVKDGDRLEIVTIVGGG; encoded by the coding sequence ATGATTACATTGCAAGTGAATGGCGAGACAAAAACTTGTGCAGCCGCATTGAACATGCCGGAATTTTTGGAGTCTTTAGGTATGAATCCGCGCTTAGTTGCAGTCGAGTACAACGGCGAGATTTTGCATCGGCAGCTTTGGGAAACGACTGAGGTGAAGGATGGCGATCGCTTAGAGATTGTCACGATCGTCGGAGGCGGCTAA
- a CDS encoding SRPBCC family protein, which produces MGVPQVFEQSILIQASATDVERCFTDLNLMHRWLNPALRCEPIEAWSTDLGSQSRFVVQIPLLRPTLKNVVVERQPGLVVWQFEGFFKGRDRWECQPEAKGTRLLNQFEFEIPNPIVRFGFNQFAAKWTQEDMEAQLRRLKQVAESLN; this is translated from the coding sequence ATGGGAGTGCCGCAGGTTTTTGAGCAGTCGATTTTGATTCAGGCGAGCGCAACGGATGTGGAGCGTTGTTTTACGGATTTGAATCTGATGCATCGCTGGTTAAATCCGGCTCTGCGCTGTGAACCGATCGAAGCTTGGTCTACGGACTTGGGCAGTCAGAGCCGTTTTGTTGTGCAGATACCGCTGTTGCGCCCGACGCTGAAGAATGTGGTAGTTGAGCGGCAGCCGGGACTGGTTGTATGGCAGTTTGAGGGATTTTTTAAGGGTCGCGATCGCTGGGAGTGTCAGCCGGAAGCGAAGGGAACAAGATTGTTGAATCAGTTTGAGTTTGAGATTCCGAATCCGATCGTGCGCTTTGGGTTTAATCAGTTTGCAGCGAAGTGGACACAGGAGGATATGGAAGCTCAATTGAGGCGATTGAAGCAGGTCGCAGAGTCATTGAATTAA
- a CDS encoding glycoside hydrolase family 19 protein: MSSPQLIIWRKQAADRLQQVLFSMTSQDLQPIDAHVDTLLRQLSNLPARPSDRAPYQGSFPNESVSGARVKTVNRLRQLIVNIKGAEFQPQDQMVDAALRSILNLPARTTQNPYAEIFPETPLPAITLNHLLKIAPYADTHQLTSLFPHLLLTMAEYEISTPMRQAHFLAQLIHESGSFNYLEEIDLGDYLEGREDLGNVHPGDGRRFKGRGLIQITGRANYEACGLALGVNLIETPTRLAEHDLACLSAGWFWSKHEINKFADRDDVETVTRTINGGLNGFADRQYYLEIAKKVLNV, translated from the coding sequence ATGTCATCACCTCAACTGATCATTTGGAGAAAACAAGCTGCTGATCGCTTGCAGCAAGTCTTATTTAGCATGACGAGCCAAGATTTACAGCCGATCGATGCTCATGTGGATACGCTGCTACGCCAGTTGAGTAACCTTCCGGCACGTCCAAGCGATCGTGCGCCTTATCAAGGTAGTTTTCCGAATGAATCGGTCAGTGGGGCACGGGTGAAGACAGTGAACCGCTTAAGACAGTTGATTGTGAATATCAAGGGTGCAGAGTTTCAACCGCAAGATCAAATGGTGGATGCAGCTTTGCGATCGATTCTCAATCTGCCTGCGCGCACGACTCAGAATCCTTATGCTGAGATTTTTCCTGAAACGCCGCTGCCTGCGATTACGCTCAATCATTTATTAAAGATTGCACCGTATGCGGATACTCATCAACTGACTTCGCTCTTTCCTCATTTACTGCTGACGATGGCGGAGTATGAGATTTCGACTCCCATGCGGCAGGCACATTTTCTCGCGCAGTTGATTCATGAATCGGGTTCGTTCAATTACTTGGAAGAGATCGATCTCGGTGATTATCTAGAAGGTCGCGAAGATTTGGGGAATGTTCATCCTGGAGATGGTCGTCGGTTCAAAGGAAGAGGGCTGATTCAGATTACGGGTCGTGCCAATTATGAAGCGTGCGGGTTAGCGCTAGGTGTGAATTTGATTGAGACTCCGACTCGCTTAGCTGAGCATGATTTAGCTTGTTTGAGTGCAGGCTGGTTTTGGTCGAAACATGAAATCAACAAGTTTGCCGATCGCGATGATGTGGAGACTGTGACTCGGACGATCAATGGTGGATTGAATGGGTTTGCCGATCGACAATATTATTTGGAAATTGCGAAGAAAGTGTTGAACGTGTAA
- a CDS encoding mechanosensitive ion channel, with translation MNETYQFGGAQLLMGDQILAQLPPPGEAPYLVVFGVNIGDILVKWGGALIIFLLGIIIAAFVSSIVRGLLKRTTLDDQLANWMSGGRTRADFKVEKLIASIVFWIITILALVAALNVLGLNTVSQPLNNFLNQIFAFLPQLGAAALLAGVAWVVATLAKTIVVRTSESFGLDEKISDPEDSTLEASPFRLSDTLGNAVYWFVFLFFLPLILGVLNLQGPLQPVQNLLNDILGALPNIIKAAVIGVVGWFLARTVRGIVTNLLAATGTDQIGARMGLNRARGGQSLSWLLGTIVYVLILIPTITAALDALSIPAISAPATAMLNQVLNALPLVFTAAAILAVAYVVGKFISDLASGILASIGFDNLFYWLGLQASPTTPTVAPDRFDTEFQTGETMLQPDQPTGLRSPSEIAGVVILVGIMLLATVAAVDVLNIPALTAILSGILVIFGRILAGLAVFAVGLYLANLAYSLITSSGSRQAKLLGQTARIAIIGLVAAMALQQMGIASNIVNLAFGLLLGAIAVAIAIAFGLGGRDVASEQLRDWLRSFKN, from the coding sequence ATGAATGAAACTTATCAGTTTGGGGGAGCGCAGCTACTCATGGGCGACCAAATCCTAGCTCAACTTCCTCCGCCTGGAGAGGCTCCATATTTAGTAGTCTTTGGGGTCAATATTGGCGATATTCTCGTGAAATGGGGCGGGGCATTAATCATCTTCCTGCTCGGTATTATTATTGCCGCTTTTGTTTCGAGTATTGTTCGTGGACTCTTGAAACGGACGACTCTAGACGATCAGCTTGCAAATTGGATGTCTGGCGGTCGCACTAGAGCCGACTTTAAAGTTGAAAAACTCATTGCATCGATCGTGTTTTGGATTATCACGATCCTGGCATTGGTGGCTGCATTAAATGTGCTCGGTCTGAATACCGTTTCACAACCACTCAACAATTTCCTCAATCAGATTTTTGCGTTTCTGCCTCAGTTAGGTGCGGCTGCACTTTTAGCAGGTGTCGCCTGGGTGGTGGCAACTTTGGCAAAAACGATCGTGGTGCGTACCTCAGAATCATTTGGGCTAGATGAGAAAATCTCTGATCCAGAGGATTCCACTTTAGAAGCTAGCCCTTTTCGGCTCAGCGATACCTTAGGAAATGCAGTTTACTGGTTTGTTTTCCTATTTTTCTTACCGCTGATTTTGGGTGTTTTGAATCTTCAAGGCCCGCTTCAGCCCGTCCAAAACTTGTTGAATGACATCTTAGGCGCGCTTCCCAACATTATTAAGGCGGCTGTCATTGGGGTCGTTGGCTGGTTCTTGGCGCGAACTGTTCGCGGCATTGTCACGAACTTACTGGCAGCAACCGGAACGGATCAAATTGGCGCAAGAATGGGACTCAACCGAGCGCGAGGCGGGCAATCTTTGTCCTGGTTGCTCGGAACGATCGTGTATGTTCTGATCTTGATTCCCACGATCACCGCAGCCTTAGATGCCCTGAGTATTCCGGCAATTTCGGCACCTGCAACTGCAATGCTGAATCAAGTATTGAATGCGTTGCCATTAGTCTTTACAGCGGCGGCAATTTTGGCAGTAGCTTATGTGGTGGGTAAATTCATCAGCGATTTGGCTTCAGGCATTCTCGCCAGTATTGGATTTGATAATCTCTTTTACTGGCTTGGGTTGCAAGCGTCTCCAACGACTCCGACCGTTGCCCCTGATCGCTTTGACACCGAATTTCAAACGGGCGAAACCATGCTTCAGCCCGATCAGCCAACCGGGTTGCGTAGCCCCTCTGAGATTGCAGGGGTAGTGATCTTAGTCGGTATCATGCTGCTAGCGACCGTTGCCGCAGTTGATGTGCTGAATATTCCAGCATTGACCGCGATCTTGTCCGGAATTTTGGTGATTTTCGGACGGATTCTAGCAGGGTTGGCAGTCTTTGCTGTAGGGCTATACCTTGCGAATTTGGCTTATAGCTTGATTACCAGTTCGGGAAGTCGGCAAGCTAAATTATTAGGTCAAACGGCTCGAATTGCGATTATTGGCTTAGTTGCCGCGATGGCGCTTCAGCAAATGGGGATCGCATCGAACATTGTCAATTTGGCGTTTGGACTGCTGCTGGGCGCGATCGCGGTTGCAATTGCGATCGCATTTGGGCTTGGCGGTCGGGATGTTGCAAGCGAGCAACTCCGGGATTGGCTGAGAAGCTTTAAAAATTAA
- a CDS encoding DUF2949 domain-containing protein, which translates to MEAKRSKLIEFLKTELALPNSAIDLAVRHSQIDTEPLPMILWQYGLVTLNQLDQIFDWLEKA; encoded by the coding sequence ATGGAAGCGAAACGATCAAAATTAATTGAATTTCTCAAAACTGAACTGGCTCTGCCCAATTCAGCGATCGATTTGGCGGTACGTCATAGCCAAATCGACACCGAACCCTTGCCGATGATTCTCTGGCAATATGGCTTAGTCACCTTAAACCAGTTAGATCAGATTTTTGATTGGCTAGAAAAGGCTTAA
- a CDS encoding phycobiliprotein lyase, with protein MDIVEFFELSAGRWSSMRTSHHPAAQQGSGKSTIEIDLLDKSDPAVIQLCEKYQVDPTTALLGARLTWEGFLDGETRKQTGSTVLVPIAGDTQNSGKLLGEMGTTQQTPIVGHYEVSDAMGLTLITESDTLYSKERIWFESPNVRFRHSVLKQAGGFSLASFCSEVRLGAVKPDPKAADAAAAK; from the coding sequence ATGGATATTGTCGAGTTTTTTGAACTTAGTGCAGGCAGATGGTCGTCGATGCGAACTAGCCATCATCCTGCCGCTCAGCAAGGGAGCGGAAAATCTACGATCGAGATCGACCTACTCGACAAATCCGACCCTGCTGTGATTCAGCTATGTGAAAAGTATCAGGTTGACCCAACTACGGCATTGCTCGGCGCACGGCTGACGTGGGAAGGCTTTCTCGATGGCGAAACGAGGAAGCAAACTGGCTCGACTGTGCTTGTGCCGATCGCAGGCGATACCCAAAATTCGGGCAAGCTACTTGGCGAAATGGGAACTACCCAGCAGACCCCGATTGTGGGACACTACGAAGTCTCAGACGCGATGGGATTAACTCTGATTACCGAATCAGACACCCTTTACTCGAAAGAGCGAATCTGGTTTGAAAGCCCAAATGTGCGCTTCCGGCACAGTGTTTTGAAGCAGGCAGGCGGCTTCAGTCTGGCATCGTTCTGTTCTGAAGTTCGCTTAGGTGCAGTCAAGCCCGATCCAAAAGCAGCGGATGCGGCTGCCGCGAAATAG